From a region of the Bacillus oleivorans genome:
- the tyrS gene encoding tyrosine--tRNA ligase yields MSHLLEDLRFRGLINQMTDEEGLEKVLDEESIRLYCGFDPTADSLHIGHLLPVLILRRFQQAGHRPIALVGGATGLIGDPSGKKAERTLNSTEIVQEWSNKIKDQLSRFLDFEGETNPAKVANNFDWIGQMDVITFLRDVGKNFGLNYMLAKETVQSRIETGISFTEFSYMILQSLDFLKLYENEGCRLQVGGSDQWGNITSGLELIRKSHENAKAFGLTVPLVTKADGTKFGKTEGGAVWLDPEKTTPYEFYQFWINTDDRDVVKYLKYFTFLSKEEIEALEKEMEEAPHLRAAQKALAEEMTKLVHGEEAFQQAVKITEALFSGDIKGLSASEIEQGFKDVPSFEAGEEAGIVDLLVAAGISPSKRQAREDVQTGAIYINGERVTELDYVLTAEDKIEGKFTIIRRGKKKYFLIRHNG; encoded by the coding sequence ATGAGCCATTTATTAGAAGATTTACGATTTAGAGGCCTCATTAATCAAATGACAGATGAAGAAGGGTTAGAAAAGGTATTAGATGAGGAATCTATTCGTTTATATTGCGGATTTGATCCGACCGCTGACAGTCTCCATATTGGCCATCTGCTGCCAGTCCTGATTTTAAGACGTTTTCAGCAGGCTGGACATCGTCCGATTGCATTGGTTGGGGGAGCAACAGGTTTAATTGGCGACCCAAGCGGAAAAAAAGCGGAAAGAACATTAAATTCCACCGAAATTGTTCAGGAGTGGAGCAACAAGATTAAAGATCAGCTATCCCGCTTCCTTGATTTTGAAGGAGAAACTAACCCGGCAAAGGTAGCCAATAACTTTGACTGGATCGGTCAAATGGATGTCATCACGTTTCTTCGAGATGTGGGAAAGAATTTTGGACTCAATTATATGCTGGCCAAGGAAACGGTTCAATCAAGAATTGAAACAGGAATTTCTTTCACTGAATTTAGTTACATGATCCTTCAATCATTAGACTTCTTAAAGCTATATGAAAATGAAGGATGCCGGCTTCAGGTCGGAGGAAGTGACCAGTGGGGAAATATTACTTCTGGACTTGAATTGATCCGTAAATCACATGAAAACGCAAAAGCATTCGGGCTAACGGTTCCGTTAGTTACAAAAGCAGATGGTACGAAATTTGGTAAAACTGAAGGCGGTGCGGTTTGGCTCGATCCGGAAAAAACAACACCTTATGAGTTTTACCAATTCTGGATCAATACAGATGACCGCGATGTCGTGAAATACTTAAAATACTTTACCTTCCTATCTAAAGAAGAAATCGAAGCGCTTGAAAAAGAAATGGAAGAAGCACCGCACCTTCGTGCTGCCCAAAAAGCATTAGCTGAAGAAATGACAAAGCTTGTCCATGGGGAAGAAGCTTTCCAACAGGCAGTAAAGATTACTGAAGCACTATTCAGCGGAGATATTAAAGGACTTTCTGCTTCTGAAATTGAGCAGGGCTTTAAAGATGTGCCTTCTTTTGAAGCAGGAGAAGAGGCTGGGATTGTTGATTTACTGGTTGCAGCGGGTATTTCTCCATCTAAGCGGCAGGCGAGAGAGGATGTGCAAACGGGAGCAATTTATATTAATGGTGAACGTGTGACAGAGTTAGATTATGTACTTACTGCAGAAGATAAAATTGAAGGCAAATTTACGATCATCAGAAGAGGGAAGAAGAAGTATTTCTTAATCAGACATAATGGATAA
- a CDS encoding RNA polymerase sigma factor: protein MKSGLVSHTPIKEESVLFQEKQDNKVLVEKARRGDQEAFSELVRRHRAKAHGWAYSVTQDSFLAEDIVQEALFRAFLKLGTLLDTNKFTPWLRQIVRNQAYMKIRNSQPYKKEQPFTSIEPSKHPSPSDIDWGDIDHILFYLSYSASEKTKKENPEEYMLRYSVIEGIRSLLHCLSLRERRIFEAYFFEDLNPIEIAKLFETSKANVYNTISRSRAKVQKERIRLCIREYVEKRSSLGQPKRKILAKPDI, encoded by the coding sequence ATGAAATCAGGGTTAGTCAGCCACACTCCAATTAAAGAGGAGTCAGTTCTTTTTCAAGAAAAACAAGATAATAAAGTACTTGTTGAAAAAGCAAGGAGGGGGGATCAGGAAGCATTTAGTGAACTAGTACGCAGACATCGTGCTAAAGCTCATGGGTGGGCATATTCCGTCACACAAGATTCTTTTTTAGCAGAGGATATCGTCCAAGAAGCATTATTTCGTGCCTTTTTAAAGTTAGGAACCTTATTAGACACAAATAAATTCACTCCTTGGTTACGGCAAATTGTACGTAATCAGGCCTATATGAAAATCAGAAACTCACAACCTTATAAAAAAGAACAGCCATTTACATCCATTGAGCCTTCAAAACACCCTTCACCTTCTGACATAGATTGGGGAGATATTGACCACATTCTTTTTTATCTTTCCTATTCAGCCTCAGAGAAAACCAAAAAAGAAAACCCAGAAGAATACATGTTGCGTTACAGCGTAATCGAGGGCATTCGTTCGCTCCTGCACTGTTTAAGCTTGCGCGAAAGGAGAATTTTTGAAGCCTATTTTTTTGAGGATTTAAATCCTATTGAAATCGCAAAGCTTTTTGAAACATCCAAAGCTAATGTTTATAACACGATTTCACGGTCGAGAGCAAAAGTTCAAAAAGAAAGGATTCGTCTTTGTATTCGTGAATATGTAGAAAAGCGATCGAGCTTAGGTCAGCCTAAACGGAAAATACTAGCTAAGCCGGATATCTAA
- a CDS encoding GyrI-like domain-containing protein, which yields MIASIVKQQSFTIVGYSFKANLKEIEEQELGKKTLHRLKDNQMLISNKLADEVLLIQIYDMKLNFNPYVDPFTQIIGYKVKDGSNVPDGMIVHQVPENNYVTCTHKGLEAELYKTYDYLYGKWLAENSYSPAGYDFEVWDERYKPEEHENEIDVYVALK from the coding sequence ATGATTGCTAGTATAGTAAAACAACAGTCATTCACTATTGTTGGATATAGTTTTAAAGCAAATTTAAAAGAAATTGAAGAACAGGAGTTAGGAAAAAAGACTTTACATCGTTTAAAAGATAATCAAATGCTTATATCCAATAAACTTGCGGATGAAGTCCTATTAATTCAGATTTATGACATGAAACTTAACTTTAATCCTTATGTAGATCCCTTTACTCAGATCATAGGGTATAAAGTAAAGGATGGAAGCAATGTTCCAGATGGGATGATTGTTCATCAAGTCCCGGAAAACAACTATGTTACTTGTACTCATAAAGGATTGGAAGCTGAGTTATATAAAACGTACGACTATTTATATGGGAAATGGCTGGCAGAAAATTCCTATAGTCCGGCTGGGTATGATTTTGAGGTGTGGGATGAACGGTATAAGCCGGAAGAACATGAAAATGAGATTGATGTATATGTTGCTTTGAAATAA
- the rpsD gene encoding 30S ribosomal protein S4, translating into MARYTGPSWKLSRRLGISLSGTGKELERRPYAPGQHGPNQRKKLSEYGLQLQEKQKLRHMYGINERQFRNLFDKAGKLAGKHGENFMILLESRLDNLVYRLGLARTRRQARQLVNHGHIVVDGSRVDIPSYRVQPGQTISVREKSRNLDIVKEAIEVNNFVPDFLTFDADKLEGTFTRLPERSELPAEINEALIVEFYSR; encoded by the coding sequence ATGGCAAGATATACTGGTCCAAGCTGGAAACTATCACGCCGTCTTGGCATTTCACTAAGCGGTACTGGTAAAGAACTTGAAAGACGCCCATATGCACCTGGACAACACGGTCCAAATCAACGTAAGAAATTATCAGAATACGGTCTTCAATTACAAGAAAAGCAAAAGCTTCGTCATATGTACGGTATTAACGAACGTCAATTCCGTAACCTATTTGACAAAGCTGGCAAGCTAGCAGGTAAACACGGTGAGAACTTCATGATTCTTTTAGAATCTCGCCTTGATAACCTCGTTTACCGTCTTGGCCTTGCTCGTACTCGCCGCCAAGCTCGCCAACTTGTAAACCATGGCCACATTGTAGTAGATGGAAGCCGTGTAGATATTCCATCTTACCGTGTACAACCAGGTCAAACCATCTCTGTTCGTGAAAAATCACGTAACCTTGACATCGTCAAAGAAGCAATCGAAGTGAACAACTTTGTTCCTGATTTCTTGACTTTTGATGCTGACAAATTAGAGGGTACTTTCACTCGTTTACCAGAACGTTCTGAACTGCCTGCTGAAATTAACGAGGCTCTAATCGTTGAGTTCTATTCTCGTTAA
- a CDS encoding GGDEF domain-containing protein: protein MKDLMEHNIDIAELNIDANWYKPLFESTKLIHHFANEQDLYIFLLDVSNRFHLQNTIVEVWTSEESAADHPLVHKINFQQSPQRISEVFSSGEISQTSMDDNLKEIAIPIKGEQGIYGVLLIRTAYMPDKLKAIFQFLCDEAGKGIEKIKLYTQSKRKIKELKMLNDFVLRLNTSLRFSESLKLLKEHFNDTYEAAEVGFFFKNKELSFELSKESTPFFLSADASFYSQYAAEHFKNVTASIFIGDAQAKIGIEQPLYRTILLFPFLDGEELIGYTILLHPQKYAYKWEIFKNIETLIIHSSLVITNALLKEELEKMAMTDPLTHLYSRRYLNKKIEKSMREDSEGTFIILDIDNFKEVNDQYGHQVGDNVLVQVGQHILQNIRKNDIGARWGGEELAIYLPRTELDAGLSVASRLVETVSIVTNPSITVSCGVSYWKNDDHRSSYKNLFAWADQALYKAKSLGKNKIIVHGYE from the coding sequence GTGAAAGACTTAATGGAACACAATATCGATATCGCTGAATTGAATATAGATGCCAATTGGTATAAGCCATTATTTGAGTCTACTAAATTGATCCACCATTTTGCAAACGAACAAGATTTATACATCTTTCTATTAGATGTTTCTAATCGTTTCCATTTGCAAAATACCATTGTGGAAGTGTGGACTTCAGAAGAAAGTGCAGCGGATCATCCGCTTGTTCATAAAATTAATTTTCAGCAATCGCCCCAAAGAATTTCAGAGGTATTTTCATCAGGAGAGATTAGTCAAACGTCGATGGATGATAACCTAAAAGAAATTGCGATTCCTATTAAAGGCGAACAGGGGATATATGGTGTATTGCTAATTCGGACAGCCTATATGCCCGACAAATTAAAAGCCATTTTCCAATTTTTATGTGACGAAGCTGGGAAAGGCATTGAAAAAATTAAATTGTACACGCAATCAAAGCGGAAAATTAAAGAATTAAAGATGCTAAATGATTTTGTTTTAAGGCTTAATACCAGTTTGCGCTTTTCAGAGAGTTTAAAGCTTTTAAAAGAGCATTTTAACGATACATATGAGGCAGCCGAAGTTGGATTTTTCTTTAAAAATAAGGAGCTTTCCTTTGAACTATCTAAAGAAAGTACGCCTTTCTTTTTATCAGCTGACGCCTCTTTTTATAGTCAATATGCGGCGGAGCATTTTAAGAATGTGACAGCTTCTATTTTTATTGGGGATGCACAAGCAAAAATAGGGATCGAACAGCCGTTATATCGTACCATTTTGCTGTTTCCATTTCTTGATGGTGAAGAATTAATTGGTTATACCATTTTGCTGCATCCGCAAAAATACGCGTATAAATGGGAAATATTCAAAAATATCGAGACCTTAATCATTCATTCCTCCCTTGTGATCACCAATGCGCTGCTCAAGGAAGAACTTGAAAAAATGGCGATGACAGACCCTCTTACCCATCTTTATTCGAGGAGATATTTAAATAAAAAAATTGAAAAATCAATGCGGGAAGATAGTGAGGGTACCTTTATTATTCTTGATATAGATAATTTTAAAGAGGTTAATGACCAGTACGGCCACCAAGTAGGAGATAATGTACTTGTCCAAGTCGGGCAGCATATTCTTCAAAATATTAGAAAAAATGATATTGGAGCCAGATGGGGCGGAGAAGAGCTTGCCATTTATCTGCCTCGTACTGAGCTTGATGCCGGGTTATCAGTCGCTAGCCGCTTAGTTGAGACGGTATCAATTGTTACTAATCCTTCGATTACGGTTTCTTGCGGAGTTTCTTATTGGAAAAACGATGATCACCGTTCTTCTTATAAGAATTTGTTTGCATGGGCGGATCAAGCCCTGTATAAAGCGAAAAGCCTTGGAAAGAACAAAATTATTGTACATGGATATGAATAG
- a CDS encoding GAF domain-containing protein, whose protein sequence is MFKVESYSKSKEENYFLLIKQLRSLLEGETNQVANLSNASALLNQFLDRINWVGFYILDDNGELVLGPFQGLPACVRIPLGKGVCGTAAESMATIRVPDVHQFPGHIACDAASRSEIVVPILKDGEVLGVLDIDSPELNRFDDTDEKMLEEFVKVLSQYL, encoded by the coding sequence TTGTTTAAAGTCGAAAGTTATTCTAAATCAAAAGAAGAAAACTATTTCTTGCTGATAAAACAATTACGCTCATTACTAGAAGGCGAAACCAATCAGGTGGCGAACTTAAGTAATGCCAGTGCCTTATTAAATCAATTTTTAGACCGCATTAATTGGGTCGGATTTTACATTTTAGATGACAATGGCGAGCTTGTATTAGGTCCATTCCAAGGACTCCCTGCCTGTGTGAGAATTCCGCTTGGTAAAGGAGTCTGCGGAACAGCTGCGGAATCGATGGCGACGATCCGGGTCCCTGATGTCCACCAATTCCCTGGTCACATTGCCTGTGATGCCGCTTCTCGTTCTGAAATTGTCGTCCCAATTTTAAAAGATGGGGAAGTACTGGGTGTGTTAGATATTGATAGCCCTGAATTGAACCGCTTCGATGACACCGATGAAAAAATGCTCGAGGAATTTGTGAAAGTTTTATCTCAATATCTATAA
- the refZ gene encoding forespore capture DNA-binding protein RefZ — translation MSYTTHKKTEILDSALYLFHTKGYAGTSLRDIAAKANVNVAHISYYFHSKQGLLEHCFSMFFEPYLNEIEKAVRELEHRDPRTVLNELVKRLLKFQCKNLSLTRFVWRELSIDSQVVREILSTYLMKERFLFMKIFDAGNRKRVFVKRPIDYLVVQIKAMVTMPFLNAQYMAEIWQIYPHETYFANKYAKEIIEWFNQYLFISEEQVLLVN, via the coding sequence ATGTCCTATACCACACATAAGAAAACAGAAATTTTAGACTCTGCGCTTTATTTGTTTCATACAAAAGGATATGCAGGTACTTCTCTGCGCGATATAGCGGCAAAGGCAAATGTGAATGTAGCACATATATCTTATTATTTTCACAGTAAGCAAGGTTTACTTGAACATTGCTTTTCTATGTTCTTTGAACCATATCTTAACGAGATTGAAAAAGCTGTAAGAGAGCTTGAGCATAGGGACCCGAGAACGGTTTTAAACGAACTGGTTAAACGACTTTTAAAATTTCAATGCAAAAATCTATCTCTCACAAGATTTGTATGGCGGGAGCTTTCGATTGATTCTCAAGTCGTTCGCGAAATCTTATCAACCTATCTGATGAAAGAGCGCTTTTTATTTATGAAGATATTTGATGCAGGAAACCGCAAAAGAGTTTTCGTAAAACGTCCGATTGATTATTTGGTGGTCCAAATAAAAGCAATGGTAACTATGCCTTTTTTAAATGCACAGTATATGGCTGAAATCTGGCAAATCTATCCTCATGAAACGTATTTTGCAAACAAATATGCCAAAGAAATTATCGAATGGTTTAATCAATATTTATTTATAAGCGAAGAACAAGTGCTGCTTGTTAATTAA
- the hisJ gene encoding histidinol-phosphatase HisJ has product MEKRDAHIHTPYCPHGAKDKFEEYIEQALIKGFSSITFTEHAPLPHSFADPTPLKDSAMKEEDVEPYIIEINRLKEQYKNEITIKTGFEVDYIAGFEEETQDFLNRYGPQLDDSILSVHFIKCHDQWLCIDYSPDTFSEAIRLTGGADHVYQLYFNQVLKSIRADLGPFKPRRIGHITLAAKFQKKYPPSHSFSSSITEILKEIKEKRYELDMNTAGLRKPLCREIYPRPDILTAAKQMGIPLVFGSDAHHAKELGADYSLIQEYL; this is encoded by the coding sequence GTGGAAAAACGAGATGCTCATATCCATACTCCCTATTGCCCACACGGGGCAAAGGATAAATTTGAAGAATATATTGAACAAGCTCTAATAAAAGGTTTTTCCTCAATTACCTTTACTGAACATGCCCCGCTTCCTCACAGCTTTGCCGACCCCACTCCGCTTAAAGACAGCGCGATGAAGGAGGAGGATGTGGAGCCATATATAATAGAAATAAATCGGTTAAAAGAGCAATATAAAAACGAAATCACAATCAAAACTGGCTTTGAAGTGGATTATATCGCAGGCTTTGAAGAAGAGACTCAAGATTTTTTAAACCGATATGGACCCCAATTGGATGACAGCATCCTTTCTGTCCATTTTATAAAATGTCATGATCAATGGCTTTGTATAGATTACAGTCCTGACACCTTTTCAGAAGCGATCAGGTTAACCGGTGGAGCCGATCATGTTTACCAGCTTTATTTTAACCAGGTCCTCAAGTCAATCCGGGCTGATTTGGGTCCTTTCAAGCCGAGAAGAATTGGGCATATTACATTAGCTGCGAAATTCCAAAAAAAATATCCCCCATCACACTCTTTTTCATCTTCCATTACGGAGATTTTAAAAGAAATTAAAGAGAAGAGATATGAATTAGATATGAATACGGCTGGATTACGTAAACCCCTATGCCGTGAAATTTATCCTAGACCAGACATTTTAACAGCAGCTAAACAAATGGGAATCCCCTTAGTTTTTGGTTCAGATGCGCATCACGCCAAAGAACTGGGTGCTGATTATTCGTTGATTCAAGAGTATCTCTAA
- the ezrA gene encoding septation ring formation regulator EzrA yields the protein MQYVIGIIVFIIAITLFGYILKKKKFKELDKLEAWKMELMNKPVPTELSKVKQLNMTGQTEEMFEKWRKSWDEIVTYHLPEVEEILFDAEEYTEKYKFKALKGLQAEIEKKLTFVEKQIEKIIEGLNDLLGSEEKNKQDLNEAKEKYRELKRTLLTNRLSYGKAEVRLEVLLEEILSQFEAFETANENGNVLEAREIILYLIDQLANFETKLEHIPRLLTFCTQEVPEKTAELLSGHKEMAEQGYELEHLQIEKEVDRIKKQTEAYTEYIYKAEIDEVLEGEAELRENLEVLYDVLEKEVLARGFVLKQKDQAAERLSLLISEGKRIERETNFVKQSYHIHQSELESFKQVEKKLAGLDKQLKSLIEKVNEHSMAYSLLKDELERISEELDDIMREQSMFAEKLHMLRKDEMEAKEKLQELRKKNTEVRRIISKSNLPGLPEEFKYFLEDAHQAIADVYQSLDQKPLNIAVVQANLAKAEATMDKLYEQTEEMIENVRLAEFIIQYGNRYKRQDEVIYEQLSNAEKAFRNYEYSLALEEAASAIEKAEPGALTKLEAWMNEK from the coding sequence ATGCAGTACGTAATTGGCATCATCGTCTTCATAATTGCCATAACGTTGTTTGGATACATACTTAAGAAGAAAAAATTTAAAGAGCTTGACAAATTAGAAGCCTGGAAAATGGAGTTAATGAATAAGCCAGTACCGACCGAACTCTCCAAGGTGAAACAATTAAACATGACTGGCCAAACGGAAGAAATGTTTGAAAAGTGGCGTAAGTCATGGGATGAAATCGTTACATACCACCTTCCTGAAGTGGAAGAAATATTATTTGATGCTGAAGAATATACGGAAAAATATAAATTCAAAGCATTAAAAGGGCTTCAGGCAGAAATTGAAAAGAAACTTACTTTTGTTGAGAAACAGATTGAAAAAATTATTGAAGGACTAAATGACCTCCTTGGCAGTGAGGAAAAAAACAAGCAGGATTTAAATGAAGCAAAAGAGAAATACCGGGAATTAAAACGTACTCTCCTCACGAACCGTTTATCATACGGAAAAGCTGAGGTAAGGCTTGAAGTATTATTAGAGGAGATTTTAAGTCAATTTGAAGCATTTGAGACTGCTAACGAAAATGGCAATGTTTTAGAAGCAAGAGAAATTATTTTATATTTAATCGATCAGCTTGCGAATTTTGAAACGAAACTCGAACATATTCCTAGATTGCTCACTTTTTGTACGCAAGAAGTACCTGAAAAGACTGCTGAACTTTTGAGTGGTCATAAGGAAATGGCAGAACAAGGCTACGAATTAGAGCATCTGCAAATTGAGAAAGAGGTAGACCGAATTAAAAAGCAAACAGAAGCCTATACGGAATATATTTATAAGGCAGAAATTGACGAAGTTCTGGAGGGTGAAGCAGAACTAAGAGAAAATCTAGAAGTCCTATATGATGTATTAGAAAAAGAGGTTCTTGCCCGAGGTTTTGTTTTGAAACAAAAGGATCAAGCAGCAGAACGCCTCAGCCTTCTGATCTCAGAAGGAAAAAGGATAGAAAGAGAAACGAATTTCGTTAAACAATCGTATCACATTCACCAGTCGGAGTTAGAATCCTTTAAACAGGTGGAAAAGAAACTGGCAGGTCTTGATAAGCAATTAAAGAGCCTAATTGAAAAAGTCAATGAACATAGTATGGCTTATTCACTGTTAAAAGATGAGCTTGAAAGAATTTCAGAGGAATTAGACGATATTATGCGTGAACAAAGCATGTTTGCTGAGAAGCTGCATATGCTGCGGAAGGATGAAATGGAAGCGAAAGAGAAGCTCCAGGAACTCCGCAAGAAAAACACGGAAGTAAGACGTATCATTTCTAAAAGTAATTTGCCTGGTCTGCCTGAAGAATTTAAATATTTCCTCGAGGATGCTCATCAAGCGATAGCAGATGTTTATCAAAGCCTCGATCAAAAACCATTAAATATTGCAGTAGTTCAGGCAAATTTAGCAAAAGCTGAAGCCACGATGGATAAGTTATATGAGCAAACCGAAGAAATGATTGAAAATGTAAGGCTGGCTGAATTTATTATCCAATATGGCAATCGCTATAAAAGACAAGATGAAGTGATCTATGAGCAATTATCCAATGCTGAAAAAGCTTTTCGAAACTATGAATACTCACTGGCTCTTGAGGAAGCTGCATCAGCCATTGAAAAGGCAGAGCCAGGCGCACTAACAAAGCTGGAAGCTTGGATGAATGAAAAATAA
- a CDS encoding cysteine desulfurase family protein: protein MIYLDNSATTKPFDEVIQSFTTVATKYYGNPSSLHGLGAEAEKLMTHAREQIAQLLRVKPKEIVFTSGGTESNNLAIKGTALALQSRGKHIITSSVEHASVKQAYMQLEELGFEVTYLPVTKDGRVQIDDLKKALKKDTILVSLIHVQNEVGTIQPIEEAGRLLKQYPKIQFHVDHVQAVGKVPLPLDKWNVDLCTFSAHKFNGLKGTGFLFVREGKVLWPLLSGGSQEGTLRSGTENVAGFVAMAKALRLTLQKDTTPLIQLKEYLMDELEKLDQVVLHTPKEQSAPHILNISFAGLKGEVLVHALEKHDIFVSTTSACSSKKQAHSETLEAMGVPEHVANGALRISLSWHNTLEEGKVFIQAIKQSIEMLNKTMRRST, encoded by the coding sequence ATGATTTACTTAGATAATAGTGCGACAACGAAACCGTTTGACGAGGTTATTCAATCGTTTACGACCGTTGCCACAAAGTATTACGGAAATCCATCCTCCCTGCACGGACTTGGCGCAGAAGCGGAAAAATTAATGACTCATGCCAGAGAACAAATTGCACAGCTTTTACGGGTAAAACCGAAGGAAATTGTGTTTACTTCGGGTGGGACAGAAAGTAATAATCTGGCGATAAAAGGCACAGCATTAGCCCTTCAATCAAGGGGGAAACATATTATTACGTCTAGTGTCGAACATGCCTCCGTTAAACAGGCATATATGCAGCTAGAAGAGCTGGGATTTGAGGTAACTTATCTACCCGTTACCAAGGATGGACGGGTTCAAATAGATGATCTGAAAAAGGCACTCAAGAAGGATACGATTTTAGTTTCTCTTATCCATGTACAGAACGAAGTTGGAACGATTCAGCCGATTGAAGAAGCAGGAAGGCTATTAAAGCAATATCCTAAAATTCAATTCCATGTTGATCATGTACAGGCTGTTGGAAAAGTTCCGCTGCCATTAGACAAGTGGAATGTAGATCTATGTACCTTTTCTGCTCATAAATTTAATGGGTTAAAAGGGACAGGATTTTTATTTGTTCGGGAAGGCAAGGTTTTATGGCCGTTGTTATCAGGAGGAAGTCAGGAAGGTACACTTAGAAGCGGAACAGAGAATGTTGCCGGTTTTGTAGCGATGGCTAAGGCTTTAAGACTAACGCTCCAAAAAGATACGACACCGCTTATCCAACTGAAAGAATACCTGATGGATGAACTAGAGAAGTTAGATCAGGTTGTGCTTCATACTCCTAAAGAACAATCGGCCCCACATATTTTAAATATCTCTTTTGCAGGGTTAAAAGGCGAAGTACTGGTACACGCACTAGAGAAACATGACATATTTGTTTCGACCACTAGTGCTTGTTCATCTAAGAAACAAGCACACAGTGAAACCCTTGAAGCAATGGGAGTGCCAGAACATGTGGCTAACGGTGCACTGCGAATTTCACTTTCTTGGCATAATACATTAGAAGAGGGAAAAGTGTTTATTCAAGCGATTAAACAAAGTATAGAAATGTTAAACAAAACAATGAGGAGATCAACATGA
- the thiI gene encoding tRNA uracil 4-sulfurtransferase ThiI — MNYDRILIRYGELSTKGRNRKAFISQLKQNIRWAFQDFQDLKIEAHRDRAHILLNGANETAVINRLKGIFGIQSFSPVLKVMKDVEAIKNGVLELLQKHSSQNETFKITTKRADKEFPLDTNEINHMLGGHILKSELGLRVDVHHPDHNVVVEIRKEAVYLTVEVIQGAGGLPVGSSGKAMLMLSGGIDSPVAGFLSMKRGVEVEAVHFHSPPYTSERAKQKVIDLAKVLSSVSGKIKVHIVPFTKIQEKIQAQVPENVTMTSTRRFMLKITDQIREKSKGLAIITGESLGQVASQTLESMYAINSVTTTPVLRPLLAMDKTEIMNIAREIGTFDISNRPYEDCCTIFTPSMPKTKPKKEKVEHYESYVDFTDLIEEAVQNTETLLITPEEKLADEEVNSLF, encoded by the coding sequence ATGAATTACGATAGAATTTTAATTCGATATGGTGAATTATCAACCAAAGGAAGAAACCGAAAAGCTTTTATTAGTCAGTTAAAACAAAATATCCGCTGGGCATTTCAAGATTTTCAAGATCTTAAAATTGAGGCCCATCGTGATCGGGCTCATATTTTACTAAATGGTGCCAATGAAACTGCCGTTATTAATCGCTTAAAAGGGATTTTCGGGATTCAATCCTTTAGCCCTGTTTTAAAGGTAATGAAAGATGTAGAGGCGATTAAGAATGGAGTGCTTGAGCTTTTACAAAAGCATTCAAGCCAAAATGAAACCTTTAAAATCACAACAAAACGAGCAGATAAGGAATTTCCGCTGGACACAAATGAGATAAACCATATGTTGGGCGGGCATATTTTAAAGAGTGAATTAGGGCTTAGAGTAGATGTCCATCACCCTGATCATAATGTAGTTGTCGAGATACGTAAGGAAGCCGTATATCTAACTGTTGAAGTTATTCAGGGCGCGGGCGGTTTGCCGGTTGGATCGAGCGGTAAAGCAATGTTGATGCTCTCTGGTGGAATTGACAGCCCAGTTGCAGGTTTTTTATCCATGAAACGAGGCGTTGAGGTTGAAGCTGTTCATTTCCATAGTCCCCCTTACACAAGCGAGAGAGCGAAACAAAAAGTAATCGATTTAGCTAAAGTACTCAGCTCTGTTTCTGGTAAAATAAAAGTTCATATTGTCCCTTTTACAAAAATTCAAGAAAAAATCCAAGCCCAGGTTCCTGAAAATGTTACGATGACGTCTACGCGCAGATTTATGCTTAAAATCACGGATCAGATTCGGGAAAAATCAAAGGGTTTGGCGATTATTACAGGTGAGAGTCTAGGGCAGGTAGCAAGTCAAACGCTTGAAAGCATGTATGCAATCAACAGTGTGACAACAACACCAGTTCTGAGGCCTCTGCTTGCTATGGATAAAACCGAGATTATGAATATTGCCAGAGAAATTGGAACATTCGATATTTCTAACCGGCCTTATGAAGATTGCTGTACAATCTTTACTCCCAGTATGCCAAAAACGAAACCTAAAAAAGAAAAAGTTGAGCATTATGAGAGTTATGTTGATTTCACAGATTTAATAGAAGAAGCAGTTCAAAACACCGAAACTTTATTGATTACACCAGAAGAAAAATTAGCAGATGAAGAGGTTAATTCGCTATTCTGA